CATCTGGATGTTGATTCCATAGACTGGCTTGAAGAATTTCTTTTGCGTCGCATGCGCACGCTGGTGCTTATTACCCATGACCGCATGTTTCTGCGCAAGGTGGCAAACCGTATTGTGGAGCTTGACCGCGGACACCTTGCGGACTGGTCATGCGATTATGATACCTTTCTTGAACGGAAAGACGGGCAGCTCCATGCAGAACAGCAGGAATGGGCGCGGCTCGATCAGAAGCTTGCTGAAGAGGAAGTCTGGATTCGCAAGGGTATCAAGGCCCGCCGCACCCGCAATATGGGGCGTGTGCGCGAACTGTACGCGTTGCGTGAAGAACGGGCCAGACGGCGTGACAGGCTCGGCTCCGTTTCCATGCAGGTGCAGGAGGCAGAACGCTCAGGCAAGCTTGTGGTGGAAGCCCGTAATATTACCTACACCTATCCGGATGCCGAAACACCCGTGATACACGACGTGTCTCTGGTTATCAGCCGCGGGGACAAAGTGGGCTTTCTGGGACCCAACGGTGTGGGCAAGACCACCATGCTCAAGCTTTTGCTGGGGCGTCTTGAGCCGCAGTCGGGAACCGTGCGCCATGGCACCCGGCTTGAGATTGCCTATTTCGACCAGTTGCGCGGTGAGCTTGATGAGTCCAAATCCGTTCGGGATAACGTGGCAAACGGCAACGATACTGTCGAGATAAACGGAACCCGCAAGCATGTTGTTGGCTATCTCAAGGAATTTCTTTTCGACCCGCAGCGGATTCATATGCCCGTAAGCTGCCTTTCCGGCGGCGAGCGGAACCGTCTGCTGCTGGCGCGGCTGTTCACCAGACCGGCGAATGTGCTCGTCTTTGACGAACCCACAAACGATCTGGATATGGAAACGCTGGACCTGCTGGAAGAGCTGCTTGGCGCATATACCGGCACCGTGCTTGTGGTCAGCCATGACAGAGCCTTCCTCAACAATGTGGTTACGTCCACTCTGGCATTCGAGGGTGACGGGCGCGTCTGCGAATATGTGGGAGGCTACGATGACTGGCTGCGACAGCGACCGGCACCAGCTTCTGCGGTATCCCGCGCCGAGTCGGCAGCAAAGCCGTCCGTAAAGGCGGAAGACGATGGTGGAGCGGGTAAGCAGAAAAAGCTGACCTTCAATGAACAGCGGGAACTGAAAACCCTGAAGGAAGATCTGGAAGCACTTCCTGCCCGTCTGGCCGCACTGGAAGAAGAACAGCGCTCGCTGGAAGCGGCCATGGCTGATCCGGCGTTCTATACCCGTGACCCGCAGGGTTTTGCCGATTCGACCCGCCGCCTTGAAGAGCTGGAAAGTGAACAACTGGCACTGCTGGAACGGTGGGAACAGGCAGAACAGCGGCTGGAAGAACTGGAACAGTTCAGAGCCTAGAAGCAGAGAAGGGCCCGGGAGGGATTGTTGTTATATAGATAGTTCTATAATGATCGTGTCATGTCTCACTCACCTTAACCAAGGAGTGTTGTATGTGGCACGATCAGATCGGTTCTTCTCTTGTTGTCAGGAATGCTGAATCCTCTTTCCCACAAGGGGCGGGAAGCCGTTATGTTGCGAAGTTCCGCAACCTTCAGTTTCCGAAAGAAACCCTGTATGACAACGTTTGCTTCGTCCCCATCAGCCTGGGGCAGGAGTATCATGAAGGGAGCAAGCTGCACTCCATCATGCAGCTGGTAAACAAGACCTTCAAAGAGTGCGTTGTCATAGTCTCGGACATGCTGCACAGGCACACACTGCGTATTGTGGACCCTGATCTCACAATGGAGCGTGCCTTCGTCAAATCGGTCAATATAGGCAGGCAGTGGGTGGAGAACAATGCCGATGCCTGGGCCGACCTTTCCATTCCATACCGCATTGTCTACTGGAGCGACCTGCTCGGCATGGAAGCATATGCGGACCACAGGCAGCAGCTGGATGTCTTTTGCGACGAGGACGACGTGGCCTGCAATCTCGTTGATGACATGGTCGGCTACTTTGTGGAGGCCGCCTGCACTGAAGGAACCTGCAGTGATGAAAAATTGCGGGTTGCCGCTCTCAGCAGGGAATATCTTCTTGAAGAGCACGCCATACAGCTGCGCATGCTGCCGCAGATGTTCCCGCAGCATCACTTTGTCTATCCTCATACCAAACGGCTTGACCCGCTCATGGACTTTTATGAGCGCATGACAGGCAGCACATGCCGCTGGCTCAGAGTGCGCATAAGCCGTAAGGACCACGCGGAATAGGCTTTTTGATACGATTCGTCACATCTAATCCCATTGCCCATCTTTCATGAAATGGTGTAGGTTACTGCAACTGAAATGAAAGGTGGGCTTTATTCCATGCGTAGGTTGCTCCTGTTTTTGTTGTGTCTGCTGCTTTTTCCGTGTGCCAGCAACGCTGCAGATATCGATAAAGTAATAGTTGTCGGTCCTTCATGGGAGAAGTTTACAAATCTTGACGGCACCGGTTTGTATCATGAGATTTTGAATGAAGTGTTTGGCCTGTACGGCATTAACGTTATTCGGGAGTATGTTCCGTCAGAACGCGCTTATGATCTTGTCCGGGCGGGCAGGGCTGATATGATGACCTGCCATGATGTTGCCAGAAATCCTTTGCAGCTGGCGAAGTATCCTATGTTTGCAGGGCCCTATCATGTGTTCTTCAACAAGAAACGCATAGGGGAATGGAAGGGCGAGGAAACGCTCAGAGACCGGACTCTGGTATGGAGAATTGGGTACTATTCTCCGGCGAATTTTCCCGTTCACGTAGAGTACAAGGAAGTGAAGACAGGCGGCTCGGCACTGGGAATGGTGCTTCTCGGACGGGTCGACTTTTACGTTGATGACCTTTCTTTTATAGAAACATCCATTAAGGAAAACAAGATTCCGTTCGATATGGCCGACTATGACATACGGGTTGCCGGATACCGGACATATCATCCGGTACTGCTGCAGTCACAGCGGGGCAATCAGGTAATGGCCTTATATGATGAAGGAATGGAGCGGCTTATTCGAAACGGGCGGCTTCGGGAGATATTTGCCAAGTGGGGATTCGAATATCCGCCGTACAAGCTGGACTGATTTGTCTGCCGATATCTCGCTATATGGCGTGGCACACACGACCAACATGGTCTTTCGATTGCGTTGACCGTGCTGTAAACTGTTTGGGGGCTTCATGAAGCGTTACTTCTTTCTCATGGTCATGCTGCTGCTCATACCGTCGGGCGTTTGTGCCCAAGACTTGGGCGAAGTCATCGTTGTCGGGCCATCGTGGAACAAGTTTACCAATCATGATGGTACAGGTCTCTATCATGAGATTTTGGGCAGAATTTTTACGGAGCGCGGGGTTGCGATGCGACGGATTTATGTTTCTTCGCAGCGCGGCAATGATCTGGTCGCGTCGGGCAAGGCTGATATGATGACGTGCAGCGACAGCGCTTCTGCCCCGTTGTTTCTTGCGCGCTATCCCATGTATGAGGGAGAGTTTCACTGCTTCTATAACATCTTGCGGCAGCCGGAGTGGCATGGTCCGCAAACTATGTCCGGCAAGTCTGTGGTGTTCAGGCTGACATATTATTCCGCCAAAAACTTTCCTGAAGGCACCGTGCTCAAAGAGGTGCGCACCGCTGAAGCCGCCCTGGGGATGGTACTGCTGGGGCATGCGGATTATTACATCGACGATCTGGAGTTCATCAAAGACTCCATGAAGCAGGGCACCATTCCGTTCAATGCCGGTGATTATGCGATACAGGTCGCAGGCAGGCGGCAGTACTTTCCCGTGTTCCGCGAGTCCGAAAGAGGCAGGCAGCTGGAGGCGATGTATGCGCAGGGCATGGAAAAACTGCATGCATCCGGCGAGTTGCAGGCTATTTTTAAAAAATGGGGTTTTCCCTACCCGCACTACACATTCCCTGAATAACCGCGGAGTGGAATATGCCTGAAGCGAAACGCGGTCCTTTTTTTGTCCCCATCCGGAATTCGGTTGCGACCCTGCTGCTCAGCAAGGTGTTTCTGCTGTACGTTCTGGTGACATGCGTTCTCACTTCCGGGCAATTGGTTAACGAATATATCTCCACGCGCGACAAGGTGCACCGGTCCATCGCCTCACTTGAAACGGTGGTTTCCGAGGGGCTTGCCACGGCCATATACAATGTGGATGAGTTGCAGATACGCACCATTGTAAATGGCATGCTTGAAACGCCGGAAGTGATAGGAGTGCGGGTAGAAACGGAATTTCAGGGCGCGTTCGAGGCAAATTCTCTTGAACGGCCATTGCCTTTTGCCGCACCGGCTTTCGGGGAACATGGCGTTCTGCTGAACGTGGAAGGCTGGGGAGAGCGCGAAGGTCTTTTCTGGAACACTTTTCCCGTCATGTATCACGAAACGGGAGGGGAGCCTTATATTATCGGGGCTCTGACCGTCTTTTCCAGTGAAAACGTCGTGCTTTCCGAGGTGTGGGAAGCGCTTGTCATCATACTGGTCAACGCCGTGATCAAGGCCGTTGCCCTGTGGGTCATTTTTCTCTGGTTTGCCCGCAAGATATTGTCCCGTCCCCTTGAAAAGCTCACTACAGCCACGGCAATGGTCAGTCTCGACAACCTGGAGACGGTGCAGGTGCCTGTGGAAACGGAAAACCGTAATGAATTGACCGTGCTCGCGGAAACGTTCAACAGCATGCTTGCAAACCTGCTCGGTATGCGCCGCGAGTCGGAACGGCTGGCCATAAGTCTGCAGGAAGCCAGCAGGCAGGTTGAGGAATATAGCTGGTCACTTGAGGACAAGGTAGAGGAACGCACACGTCAGCTTGACGAAAAGAACGCGGAATTGCGTGAGGCCATCGACAGTCTGCAGCAGGCCAAGGAGCAGGCTGAGGCGGCCACCCGTTCGAAGAGCCAATTCCTTGCTACCATGAGCCATGAAATCCGGACGCCCATGAATGTGATTCTTGGCATGGCGGAGCTGTTGTCCGAGGCCGACCTTGCACGCGAGCAGCGCGAGAATGTGAAGGTGCTGCGTGCTGCCGGTGAAGGTTTGCTGGAGATCATCAACGATATTCTGGATATATCCAAGGTCGAATCCGGCCAGTTCTCGCTGGAGCATATTGAATTTGATCTTCAGAGTCTGGTGGACAAAACCATCAGAACGCTGGCTGTGCGGGGGCATGAAAAGGGGCTGGAGATTGCGTGGCGTATTGCGCCGCAGGTTCCGCACAGGCTGATGGGAGATCCAACCAGGTTGCGGCAGGTGCTCATGAATCTGGTGGGCAATGCGGTTAAGTTCACCGAACGGGGTGAGGTTATCCTTGAGGTGGATGTGCATCCCGACAGCGCGGATGCAGGCTATCTGCTCTTTACCGTCCGTGATACGGGGATAGGGGTGCCGGTTGAGCAGCAGGGGCGCATTTTCGATATTTTTTCGCAGGGCGACTCATCCACAACGCGCAAGTTTGGCGGCACCGGCCTCGGCCTCGCCATCTCACGGCATCTGGTCACGCTCATGTCAGGGGAAATTGCCGTGCAGAGCGACGGGCATTCCGGTTCCGTGTTTGCCTTTTCGGCCCGGTTCGACATTGTCAGAGCCCAGCTCATGCAGCGCCAGACTCTGAGCGCAGTGGCAGGAAAGCGTGTGCTTGTTGTTGAGCCGCATGTCTTTACCCGCAGTCTGTTGCGTGAATACCTTGAGGATTTCGGTGCTGCCGTAGAGGTGTTGGGCAACAGGCAGGGCGTATCCGCATGCCTGCGTGAACTTGCCGCATCGGGGCGGCCGGCCGAGCTGGTGGTCACAACCTTGCCGGACGGCAGCGAAGGCGGAGAGGGATTCTCCGTGGCTTCCTATGTCGCTTCGCTTGTAGACGAGGGGGTGAGGCGGTGTGTGTTCCTGAGCACCATGGGAAACAGTGTGGGTAATGTGCCGCCGGGGCTTGCCTTTGCCACTCTGGTAAAGCCTGTGGCTCCGGCTCCGCTTGCAGAAGCGCTGAACGAGGCGCTTATATCACGGCCGGTTCCTCTGGCTGTGAAGGGACCCGACATCCGGCCTGAACGCCCCCTGCGCATTCTGCTGGTAGATGATTCACCGAATAACCGCATGGTGGTAGAACTGTTCCTTCGTCGTTCGCCCCACGAGCTTGTTATGGCCGAAAACGGAGTAGAGGGAGTGGAACGCTTTGCCGAGGGGCATTTTGATGTGGTGCTCATGGATATTGAAATGCCGGTCATGGACGGGATAGCGGCAACGTTGCGCATACGTGAGATGGAAAAGGAGCAGGGAACGGGGAAGGTTCCCATAATCGCGCTGACGGCCCACGCGCTTGATGAAGAGAAGACAAGGGCTTTTGCAGCGGGGTGTACAGGATTTTTGACTAAGCCGGTAAATAAGAACGTTTTACTGGCCGAACTTTCCCGAGTGTAACTTGCTGTTTTTTCATGAATTTAAAATTAAAATGAAAAAAAATGCACTTGCCCCCTTTTCAAGGCGAAAAAGTGTTTTATTATCCCGTCAACGTTTGGGATGTTGATCCCGGCGTTGAACCCGCCCGCTGATTCAGCGGGAATTTACTGTAAAAAACTGCGGTTGCCACCGCGCCGTGCGCGGACCTGTCCTATCGTCATGCAACATGTTGCAAGGCGGGGCAGGAAGGGGTACACAGCCGCTTGGTATTGGCACTCGAAGAGTCAGAGTGCTAACAAAAAAAGTTGAATATGAAAAATGTTGGAGGTTTATAACATGAATCTGAAGCCTTTGAGCGATCGCGTTCTGGTTAAGCGTCTTGAAGCCGAAGAAAAGACCGCCGGTGGTCTCTACATTCCCGATACCGCCAAGGAAAAGCCCTCTCGCGGCGAAATCGTTGCGGTTGGCCCCGGCAAGGTTGAAAACGGCAACAACATTGCCATGACCGTTGCAGTCGGCAACGTTGTTCTCTTCAACAAGTACGCCGGCACCGAGATCAAGATCGACGGCAACGATTTCCTTGTAATGCGCGAAGACGACATTCTCGCCATCATCGCCTAACTTCCCTCATTACATATATTTTTCAGGAGGATTATCCCCATGGCTAAAGAAATTCTGTTTGACGCAAAGGCTCGTGAGCGCCTTTCCCGCGGTGTAGATAAGCTTGCCAACGCCGTTAAGGTTACCCTTGGACCCAAGGGCCGTAACGTTGTTATCGAAAAGTCCTTCGGTTCCCCCGTCATCACCAAGGACGGCGTTTCCGTAGCGAAGGAAATCGAACTGGAAGACAAGTTCGAGAACATGGGCGCACAGATGGTCAAGGAAGTTGCCTCCAAGACTTCCGACATCGCCGGCGACGGTACCACCACCGCCACCATTCTTGCTCAGGCTGTTTACAAGGAAGGCGTGAAGCTTGTTGCTGCAGGCCGTAAC
This region of Desulfovibrio subterraneus genomic DNA includes:
- a CDS encoding substrate-binding periplasmic protein, with the translated sequence MKGGLYSMRRLLLFLLCLLLFPCASNAADIDKVIVVGPSWEKFTNLDGTGLYHEILNEVFGLYGINVIREYVPSERAYDLVRAGRADMMTCHDVARNPLQLAKYPMFAGPYHVFFNKKRIGEWKGEETLRDRTLVWRIGYYSPANFPVHVEYKEVKTGGSALGMVLLGRVDFYVDDLSFIETSIKENKIPFDMADYDIRVAGYRTYHPVLLQSQRGNQVMALYDEGMERLIRNGRLREIFAKWGFEYPPYKLD
- a CDS encoding ATP-binding cassette domain-containing protein, producing the protein MALISIQNATLSLGGPLLLDDVTLQIEEGQRVCILGRNGAGKSTFLRVMHGDVPLDKGTVARQQGLRVSMLPQEVPQGISGQVYAVIAEGMGATGRALAEYHEVSVLLESGDTSPGLDTRLQKAQQALDAGDGWTAHQTVQSVINHLKLNAEVEFSRLSGGMKRRVMLARALAAEPDVLLLDEPTNHLDVDSIDWLEEFLLRRMRTLVLITHDRMFLRKVANRIVELDRGHLADWSCDYDTFLERKDGQLHAEQQEWARLDQKLAEEEVWIRKGIKARRTRNMGRVRELYALREERARRRDRLGSVSMQVQEAERSGKLVVEARNITYTYPDAETPVIHDVSLVISRGDKVGFLGPNGVGKTTMLKLLLGRLEPQSGTVRHGTRLEIAYFDQLRGELDESKSVRDNVANGNDTVEINGTRKHVVGYLKEFLFDPQRIHMPVSCLSGGERNRLLLARLFTRPANVLVFDEPTNDLDMETLDLLEELLGAYTGTVLVVSHDRAFLNNVVTSTLAFEGDGRVCEYVGGYDDWLRQRPAPASAVSRAESAAKPSVKAEDDGGAGKQKKLTFNEQRELKTLKEDLEALPARLAALEEEQRSLEAAMADPAFYTRDPQGFADSTRRLEELESEQLALLERWEQAEQRLEELEQFRA
- a CDS encoding substrate-binding periplasmic protein is translated as MKRYFFLMVMLLLIPSGVCAQDLGEVIVVGPSWNKFTNHDGTGLYHEILGRIFTERGVAMRRIYVSSQRGNDLVASGKADMMTCSDSASAPLFLARYPMYEGEFHCFYNILRQPEWHGPQTMSGKSVVFRLTYYSAKNFPEGTVLKEVRTAEAALGMVLLGHADYYIDDLEFIKDSMKQGTIPFNAGDYAIQVAGRRQYFPVFRESERGRQLEAMYAQGMEKLHASGELQAIFKKWGFPYPHYTFPE
- a CDS encoding ATP-binding protein, with translation MPEAKRGPFFVPIRNSVATLLLSKVFLLYVLVTCVLTSGQLVNEYISTRDKVHRSIASLETVVSEGLATAIYNVDELQIRTIVNGMLETPEVIGVRVETEFQGAFEANSLERPLPFAAPAFGEHGVLLNVEGWGEREGLFWNTFPVMYHETGGEPYIIGALTVFSSENVVLSEVWEALVIILVNAVIKAVALWVIFLWFARKILSRPLEKLTTATAMVSLDNLETVQVPVETENRNELTVLAETFNSMLANLLGMRRESERLAISLQEASRQVEEYSWSLEDKVEERTRQLDEKNAELREAIDSLQQAKEQAEAATRSKSQFLATMSHEIRTPMNVILGMAELLSEADLAREQRENVKVLRAAGEGLLEIINDILDISKVESGQFSLEHIEFDLQSLVDKTIRTLAVRGHEKGLEIAWRIAPQVPHRLMGDPTRLRQVLMNLVGNAVKFTERGEVILEVDVHPDSADAGYLLFTVRDTGIGVPVEQQGRIFDIFSQGDSSTTRKFGGTGLGLAISRHLVTLMSGEIAVQSDGHSGSVFAFSARFDIVRAQLMQRQTLSAVAGKRVLVVEPHVFTRSLLREYLEDFGAAVEVLGNRQGVSACLRELAASGRPAELVVTTLPDGSEGGEGFSVASYVASLVDEGVRRCVFLSTMGNSVGNVPPGLAFATLVKPVAPAPLAEALNEALISRPVPLAVKGPDIRPERPLRILLVDDSPNNRMVVELFLRRSPHELVMAENGVEGVERFAEGHFDVVLMDIEMPVMDGIAATLRIREMEKEQGTGKVPIIALTAHALDEEKTRAFAAGCTGFLTKPVNKNVLLAELSRV
- the groES gene encoding co-chaperone GroES; translation: MNLKPLSDRVLVKRLEAEEKTAGGLYIPDTAKEKPSRGEIVAVGPGKVENGNNIAMTVAVGNVVLFNKYAGTEIKIDGNDFLVMREDDILAIIA